From Prevotella sp. oral taxon 299 str. F0039:
ATCGTAAATACCTCTACCAAACATTACACTTGATGGCTTTGTACTCATAAATCTAAAGTTATTAGAAGCTTGAAGGTAATCCCAGTCTTGCTTAATACGTGGTTCATTGGTTATTCTTACACGCTCTGCAATACTATAAAGTTTTTCAAATGCCTCACGTTGCATTGGATTTCCTAACCAACAACTCAAATTTCTTTCTTCATCTGCCCATGATATTGCATCTGGGACATGCAATTCTCCAACACTCTTAAGTTTCATACAAATCTCTGAAGGTGTTGAGAACGTTATTCCTTTTTCCTTTGCCTGAGTAGGTAGAGCATGTAAAAACTCCAGAATATTACTTGATAAAGGTTGAGCAATTCCTAGAGCTGATAATTCCATAAACAAGTTAATAACTTGCTCATCCTCAGGAAGTATTGTTATTTTATTAATGTACTTATCTGCAAACAAAGGATATTCATCCCAAGAACTATTATTAAAACGAAGAGATATATCATCACTTAAAGTCACATCTCTTAATAAAAGTTTTAACTTTGGGGTAAGAGCACAATTATATAAATAATGTGGCGACTTCCAACCTAACACATGTTTTGCACCTTCAGTCAATGCTCCAATAAAGCCCATTTGCTGCATTTGCAAGCCAATATCATCACTATAGATAAGTGAAGAGTTTCTGATTACCTTAGGAGTTTGTCCAAAATAATCCTTTATTTTAACACATTGTTTTTTTACTTCCTCAACAAAACATTCTTCATTTGTTAGTGAAGACAAACCATGCGAATAGGGTTCTGCCAAAAACTCCACACAACCTGTTTCGTTAAGTTGCTGCAACTTATCTAAAACTTGTGGTGCATGCATCTCTAATTGCTCTATTCCCACACCTGATAAAGAAAAGGCAACTTTAAAAAACTTGCCATTTTCTTTAATCATCTTGTGAAGAGTTTCGAGAGCAGGCATATATGATTTCTCGGCAATATCATTTATTGTGCGTTCATTTTCATAATCATCATAGTAATAATGATCGGTACCAATGTCAAAAAAACGATAGCGTTTTAAGTGAGTTATTTGGTGAATTTCGAAATAAAGACAGATTGTTTTCATAGCTATTTCTATTGATATTTTTTTGTTTTGCAACTATAATACTTTAAAGAACACGTTCATATAGTTCTCTAATCCACAAACCAACTTTTGCCCAAGTTATTTGATTTACTTCTTTCAAACCTTCTTCTTGTAGATAATCAAATAAACTATCATTGTGACAAATTGAGTAAATAGCGTCTGCCATAGCGTGTATGTCCCAATAATCTACCTTTATACAATTGGTCAATATCTCAGAACAACCACTTTGTTTAGATATTATAGTTGGAGTTCCACATTGCATAGCCTCTAAAGGTGATATTCCAAAGGGCTCACTAACTGATGGCATGACGTAAACATCGGAGTTTTTTAAACATTCATACACTTCTTTTCCTTTCATGAAGCCAGGAAAATGAAATCTATCTGCAATTCCTTTTTTTGCTGCAAGTTTAATCATTTTATTCATCATATCACCACTGCCAGCCATACAGAATCTAACATTTCTAGTTCTATGTAATACCATACTTGCTGCTTCAACGAAATATTCAGGTCCTTTTTGCATTGTAATACGACCTAAGAACGTTACAATTTTATCTTTGTCTTTATGGTTTTGACGTGGAATAGCTCGTATTTCTTCTGATAAAGGATAAACAGCATTGTGTACTGTAAATACTTTTCTTGGATCTTGGTGATATTGATTGATAACCGTTTGACGTGTTAGTTCACTTACACACATGATGCAGTCTGCATGATCCATTCCATCTTTTTCAATAGAATAAACGGTTGGATTCACTTGTCCACGTGATCTATCAAAGTCGGTTGCATGCACATGTATACACAAAGGTTTACCAGATATGCGTTTTGCATGAATGCCTGCAGGATACGTTAACCAGTCATGTGCATGAATAATATCATACTCTTGCTGTCTACTTACGACTCCTGCAACAATTGAATAATTATTAATTTCATCGTGTAAGTTGTCTAAATACTTACCAGAAAATTCAATACAGCCAAGTTCATTAAGCTGCATATAGTTAAAATCTGCATATATATTATTACGCAAGTCATAATATACTTCAGGCGACATTACATGCCCTATGCGTTCTTTTAGATAGTCTTCAGAAACATCTCTCCATGCAATTGGCACGCAATTCATGGCTATAATATTTGCAGCCTTTTTATCTTCATCACCCCAAGGACGTGGCAAACAGAATGTAATTTCCATGTCACCTTGAGCATGGAGGCCTTCAGATATACCGAAACTTGCTGTTCCTAATCCTCCAAGAATGTGAGGTGGATACTCCCATCCGAACATTAATACTTTCATGTTTCAGCCCTCTCTTATTTAAAGTTATATTTTTCTAGTAACTCAAGTGTTCTTAATATCTCTGCAACATTCATAGCAAAAGATATTGCTCCACGCCCTTTAAAGGGGGGATTACCATCGAACAACTCTGGAATAGTGCCCAAACAATGATTGGTCATCTCGTCTTCATAACCCACCATTTGGCGCTCTATAAAGCTTAATCGAGTATGTTTAAATAGTTTTAGACACGCTTCCATATAGAAACCACCTAGCCATGGCCATGCTGTTCCTTGATGATAGGCGTAATCTCGTTGCGTTTGAGGACCGGTATACATTGGGTTGTAACCACCACTCTTTGGAGATAAGGTTC
This genomic window contains:
- a CDS encoding glycoside hydrolase family 57 protein, with amino-acid sequence MKTICLYFEIHQITHLKRYRFFDIGTDHYYYDDYENERTINDIAEKSYMPALETLHKMIKENGKFFKVAFSLSGVGIEQLEMHAPQVLDKLQQLNETGCVEFLAEPYSHGLSSLTNEECFVEEVKKQCVKIKDYFGQTPKVIRNSSLIYSDDIGLQMQQMGFIGALTEGAKHVLGWKSPHYLYNCALTPKLKLLLRDVTLSDDISLRFNNSSWDEYPLFADKYINKITILPEDEQVINLFMELSALGIAQPLSSNILEFLHALPTQAKEKGITFSTPSEICMKLKSVGELHVPDAISWADEERNLSCWLGNPMQREAFEKLYSIAERVRITNEPRIKQDWDYLQASNNFRFMSTKPSSVMFGRGIYDNAFDAFTNYMNILGDFINRVNSLYPEEIDNEELNSLLTTIKNQGEEIAIREKEIIRLQTKIEKIEKEKGKIPKEISSKKKIKKNATERNKE
- a CDS encoding glycosyltransferase family 4 protein; translated protein: MKVLMFGWEYPPHILGGLGTASFGISEGLHAQGDMEITFCLPRPWGDEDKKAANIIAMNCVPIAWRDVSEDYLKERIGHVMSPEVYYDLRNNIYADFNYMQLNELGCIEFSGKYLDNLHDEINNYSIVAGVVSRQQEYDIIHAHDWLTYPAGIHAKRISGKPLCIHVHATDFDRSRGQVNPTVYSIEKDGMDHADCIMCVSELTRQTVINQYHQDPRKVFTVHNAVYPLSEEIRAIPRQNHKDKDKIVTFLGRITMQKGPEYFVEAASMVLHRTRNVRFCMAGSGDMMNKMIKLAAKKGIADRFHFPGFMKGKEVYECLKNSDVYVMPSVSEPFGISPLEAMQCGTPTIISKQSGCSEILTNCIKVDYWDIHAMADAIYSICHNDSLFDYLQEEGLKEVNQITWAKVGLWIRELYERVL